One genomic window of Leptospira paudalimensis includes the following:
- a CDS encoding DUF721 domain-containing protein: MKKVELSELFQSLEKLGLDRETVFQDQILKKLRLQWNEIVGEVFGKQSFPKGIDGKKLTVVCRHSMVSQELEFQKSELLLKINRITSPVLLEKIQFKTGNEFQNPRS; encoded by the coding sequence ATGAAAAAAGTAGAACTCTCAGAACTGTTTCAAAGTCTGGAAAAACTTGGTCTAGATCGTGAAACAGTTTTCCAAGACCAAATCCTCAAAAAACTTCGCTTACAATGGAATGAGATTGTAGGAGAAGTTTTTGGAAAACAGAGTTTTCCTAAAGGCATCGATGGAAAAAAACTGACAGTCGTTTGTCGTCATTCTATGGTCTCCCAAGAATTGGAGTTCCAAAAATCGGAACTTTTACTAAAAATCAATCGAATCACAAGCCCAGTTTTATTGGAAAAAATCCAATTCAAAACGGGAAATGAATTCCAAAATCCAAGGTCTTAA
- the recF gene encoding DNA replication/repair protein RecF (All proteins in this family for which functions are known are DNA-binding proteins that assist the filamentation of RecA onto DNA for the initiation of recombination or recombinational repair.) gives MFLKKIYIKNFRNHEETQLTFKSRLVFFIGNNGEGKTNLLESISLLSYLKSFRESDQNQLLRWDTTDTFIRAEFESEGNDFLFEYGIEHSYTKRKKLKVNGEEFKKISDYVGYFRSIVMSPPDILIIEDGNVERRRFLDAFISSTNRYYLKQLIEYDRLVKQRNAALKRENASDREIGIWDEPIIEHDAEIREIRTKTIETLAGYFHQNLLQLSSGKDPFYLTYKPNVSSKEEHRQKLFDNLRKDKAIGYTSCGNHRDTLPIGFDDKDLSGFGSQGQKRSAVIALKTACFQMIRDTTGEAPVLLIDDIIRELDVKRREYFVNLISECGQAFFTTTDLEGINEYVGNLTVDKEIYQIESGKVKELTEK, from the coding sequence ATGTTTCTTAAGAAAATCTACATTAAGAATTTTCGTAACCACGAAGAAACACAACTCACATTCAAATCACGTCTTGTCTTTTTCATTGGAAACAATGGAGAAGGCAAAACAAACTTACTAGAATCGATCTCCCTTTTATCTTACTTAAAAAGTTTTCGTGAATCAGATCAAAACCAACTTTTACGTTGGGATACCACTGACACTTTTATCCGAGCTGAATTTGAATCAGAAGGGAATGATTTTCTTTTTGAATATGGGATTGAACACTCCTATACAAAACGAAAAAAACTAAAAGTGAATGGGGAAGAGTTTAAAAAAATTTCCGACTATGTAGGATACTTTCGTTCGATTGTGATGAGCCCACCTGATATCCTCATCATTGAAGATGGGAATGTGGAAAGGCGCCGATTTTTAGATGCATTCATTTCTTCTACAAACCGTTACTATTTAAAACAACTCATTGAATATGATCGATTGGTAAAACAACGAAATGCTGCTTTAAAAAGAGAAAATGCAAGTGATCGTGAAATTGGTATTTGGGATGAACCGATCATTGAGCATGATGCAGAAATTCGTGAGATACGAACAAAAACCATTGAAACTTTAGCAGGGTACTTCCACCAAAATCTTTTACAACTCAGTTCCGGAAAAGATCCATTTTATCTTACCTATAAACCAAATGTATCTTCGAAGGAAGAACATAGACAAAAACTATTCGATAACTTACGAAAAGACAAAGCAATAGGATACACAAGTTGTGGAAACCACCGTGACACTTTACCAATAGGATTTGATGACAAAGACTTAAGTGGTTTTGGATCCCAAGGGCAAAAACGAAGTGCGGTCATTGCTTTAAAAACAGCCTGTTTCCAAATGATTCGTGATACAACTGGTGAAGCACCCGTTCTTCTCATTGATGATATCATCAGGGAACTGGATGTAAAAAGAAGGGAATACTTTGTGAATCTAATTTCAGAATGTGGTCAGGCATTTTTTACAACCACGGATTTAGAAGGAATCAATGAGTATGTCGGAAACCTAACAGTTGATAAAGAAATATACCAAATTGAATCTGGGAAAGTGAAGGAACTCACTGAAAAATGA
- the dnaN gene encoding DNA polymerase III subunit beta: protein MKFTVNTTEFLKAINSVDGVISVREIKSALSNLKIQTGENEVYLSATDLEIAIKTSVPSTIGEKGTASLPAKQLSSIFKNLNFDTSLLTTTEQSENSETTITDASGKMDTKFKVNGIDSEDIKTIPKVEESSVVEFPCQTIREMFRKTSYAMAIEETRFVFNGLFLKPDNTDLIVVGTDGRRLSKIVRKFPKQFPFKNGVIIPHKAVREMLKMMEGKETAKIGFVEEQIYVSSGNVELLFKLIDGNFPDYEQVIPKQTTESVRVVKADFLTFLKQALISAEEPSKQIRLAFTKGNVNISSSNPGTMMFDHNMPIEYNGEAITIAFKGDYLSDVVKAVDDPEVILEFTTSSAPVLFKDPSDSDFVSVIMPMKL, encoded by the coding sequence ATGAAATTCACTGTCAATACTACAGAATTCCTAAAAGCAATTAACTCAGTGGATGGAGTGATCTCTGTCCGAGAGATCAAGTCTGCTCTCTCAAATTTAAAAATCCAAACTGGGGAGAACGAAGTGTATTTATCTGCGACGGATTTAGAGATCGCAATCAAAACTTCTGTTCCATCCACTATCGGAGAAAAAGGGACTGCATCCCTTCCTGCAAAACAACTCTCCAGTATTTTTAAAAATTTAAACTTTGACACAAGTTTACTCACAACTACAGAACAATCTGAAAATTCAGAAACCACTATCACTGATGCTTCTGGAAAAATGGATACAAAGTTCAAAGTGAACGGTATTGATTCAGAAGATATCAAAACCATTCCAAAAGTGGAAGAATCAAGTGTGGTTGAATTCCCTTGCCAAACCATTCGAGAAATGTTTCGAAAGACTTCTTATGCAATGGCGATTGAAGAAACACGTTTTGTATTCAATGGATTATTTTTAAAACCAGATAACACGGATCTCATTGTGGTTGGAACAGATGGTAGACGATTATCTAAAATTGTTCGTAAATTTCCAAAACAATTCCCATTCAAAAATGGAGTGATCATTCCTCATAAAGCAGTTCGCGAAATGCTCAAAATGATGGAAGGAAAGGAAACAGCAAAAATTGGTTTTGTTGAAGAACAAATTTATGTTTCTTCAGGAAACGTAGAACTTCTATTCAAACTCATTGATGGAAACTTCCCTGATTACGAACAAGTGATTCCAAAACAAACGACAGAATCAGTTCGTGTGGTAAAAGCTGATTTTTTAACCTTCTTAAAACAAGCATTGATCTCTGCAGAAGAACCTTCTAAACAAATTCGTTTGGCTTTTACAAAAGGAAATGTAAACATCAGCTCTTCCAATCCTGGAACCATGATGTTTGATCACAATATGCCAATTGAATACAATGGTGAAGCAATCACTATTGCCTTTAAAGGGGATTATTTAAGTGATGTGGTAAAAGCAGTAGATGACCCTGAAGTCATATTGGAATTCACAACTTCCAGTGCACCTGTGTTGTTTAAGGATCCTTCTGACAGTGACTTTGTTTCTGTCATCATGCCAATGAAACTTTAA
- the dnaA gene encoding chromosomal replication initiator protein DnaA: MDKRWEEILEEISKQIPPKYFSNFIAPLRFDKWENQVVHLMAPSSGIKRHVETKYISFIEEAVYQVVGDKFKVSILTESETSSHVLKEVIQSKFDDSDSDLNPEYIFSNYITSDSNKIAFTAAKSVVEQPGKYNPLYLFGPVGVGKTHLLHAIGNEIKKKDPWKTVRYVNSTSFLNEFIFTVRQNNRESLESFKIRYQSYNVLLFDDIQFLNGGAEKTQEEFFALFNFLYDRKRQIVIASDRPSYELPLHERLKSRFVHGLQADIKSHDLELRKSLLKSNFSEYNIPASDGLLHWLAERLEGDSRALIGIVNDLVMYKKAYEYFLLTEDKIKEIAEARFLTNKKRIGFSPDMVIDLVCERTNVARKDLLGKSRKADFIPPRHLCMLLLHDVLNVPKAQIGRIFSTTHSTVIHGIDKFKERKASEPLWEDLFQTIKHKISFQ; this comes from the coding sequence TTGGACAAACGTTGGGAAGAAATTTTAGAAGAAATATCGAAACAGATACCTCCCAAGTACTTTTCCAATTTCATTGCACCACTTCGTTTTGACAAATGGGAGAACCAAGTGGTTCACTTAATGGCTCCATCCAGCGGAATCAAACGCCATGTGGAAACTAAATACATCAGTTTCATTGAAGAAGCTGTTTACCAAGTGGTTGGTGATAAATTTAAAGTATCCATTCTTACGGAATCGGAAACATCTTCACATGTTTTAAAAGAAGTTATACAATCCAAGTTTGATGATTCCGACTCTGATCTCAATCCAGAGTATATTTTTAGTAATTATATCACTTCAGATTCCAACAAAATTGCTTTCACTGCCGCAAAAAGTGTCGTGGAACAACCTGGGAAATACAATCCATTGTATTTGTTTGGACCTGTTGGAGTTGGAAAAACCCATTTGCTTCACGCTATCGGAAATGAGATCAAAAAAAAGGATCCATGGAAAACAGTTAGGTATGTAAATAGTACCTCGTTTTTGAATGAATTCATTTTTACTGTCAGACAAAACAATCGGGAATCTTTGGAATCATTTAAGATTCGTTACCAGTCATATAATGTTTTGTTATTTGATGACATTCAGTTTTTGAATGGCGGAGCTGAAAAAACCCAAGAAGAGTTTTTTGCTCTCTTTAATTTTTTATATGATCGCAAAAGACAAATTGTAATCGCATCAGACAGACCAAGTTATGAACTCCCTCTCCATGAAAGGCTCAAATCTCGCTTTGTGCATGGATTACAAGCCGACATTAAATCCCATGATTTGGAACTTCGTAAGTCATTATTAAAATCTAATTTTTCAGAATACAATATTCCTGCTAGTGACGGATTACTCCATTGGCTCGCCGAACGATTAGAAGGTGATTCCCGTGCCCTGATTGGTATTGTAAATGATTTGGTGATGTACAAAAAAGCGTATGAGTATTTTTTACTCACCGAAGACAAAATCAAAGAAATTGCCGAAGCTCGATTTCTCACGAATAAAAAACGAATTGGGTTTAGTCCGGATATGGTCATTGATTTAGTCTGTGAAAGGACAAATGTAGCCAGAAAGGATTTACTCGGAAAAAGTAGAAAAGCTGACTTTATTCCGCCACGCCATCTTTGTATGCTCCTCCTTCACGATGTTTTGAATGTTCCAAAAGCCCAAATTGGTAGGATTTTTTCCACAACCCATTCAACAGTCATTCATGGGATCGATAAATTCAAAGAACGTAAGGCATCTGAACCGCTCTGGGAAGATCTCTTTCAGACCATCAAACACAAGATTAGTTTTCAATAA
- a CDS encoding branched-chain amino acid transaminase, with product MAQNSFPYTYFEGKIVPSEDAKVSVQTHALQYGTGVFGGIRGYYNEAKKNLYVFRLAEHCKRLVNSTKIMQLQIKITPEEIQSIILDLLRKNEAKQNVYLRPFIYTSALQLSPRFHDVKADITVYALKLDDYLDTQNGLTTMVSSWQRFSDNQIPTLSKVSGGYVNSALAKSEAVQNGMDEAIFLDARGFVSEGSAENLFIVRDGVIHTPTIPSSILEGITRRSIIQIAKDLGYQVIERDIARSELYIADELFFSGTGVQVAWVKEVDRRVIGNGNIGPITKKIQSVFFETVRGEQPSYMNWLTPVY from the coding sequence ATGGCTCAGAATTCATTTCCGTATACATACTTTGAAGGCAAAATTGTTCCGTCAGAAGACGCGAAAGTTAGTGTCCAAACCCACGCTCTCCAATATGGCACAGGTGTCTTTGGAGGAATCAGAGGTTACTACAACGAAGCAAAAAAAAATCTATATGTGTTTCGGTTAGCAGAACATTGTAAACGACTTGTGAACTCCACAAAGATCATGCAACTTCAAATCAAAATCACACCTGAAGAAATCCAATCGATCATTTTGGACCTTCTCAGAAAAAATGAAGCCAAACAAAATGTTTACTTAAGACCTTTCATTTATACTTCAGCATTACAACTTTCACCACGGTTTCATGACGTAAAAGCAGACATCACTGTGTATGCTTTAAAACTGGATGACTATTTAGATACACAAAATGGACTCACAACAATGGTGTCCTCTTGGCAACGATTCTCAGACAACCAAATCCCAACTTTATCTAAAGTAAGTGGTGGGTATGTGAACTCTGCTCTTGCTAAATCAGAAGCAGTTCAAAATGGAATGGATGAAGCAATCTTTCTTGATGCAAGAGGATTTGTATCAGAGGGTTCTGCTGAAAATTTATTCATCGTTCGTGATGGTGTGATCCATACACCAACCATTCCTTCTTCTATTCTTGAAGGGATCACACGTAGAAGTATCATACAAATTGCAAAAGATTTGGGATACCAAGTCATAGAAAGAGACATCGCAAGATCTGAACTTTATATCGCTGATGAATTGTTTTTTTCAGGTACGGGAGTGCAAGTAGCCTGGGTGAAGGAAGTGGATAGAAGAGTGATTGGAAATGGAAACATCGGTCCCATCACTAAAAAAATCCAATCTGTCTTTTTTGAAACTGTACGTGGTGAACAACCAAGTTACATGAATTGGCTCACTCCGGTGTATTAA